The Aspergillus flavus chromosome 2, complete sequence region TCAACTGCCCGGTTTAACTCCGCTTGCGCCagaccaacaacaacagagTACTTCAAGAAGTAGAGGCGAAAGTTTCACTGCCCCAGGAATACCTCTTACATTTATGTATAGAGATAATCAGCTACCTGTTCCAGGAGCAATAGAGTCGCAAATGAGTGTCACTCCGGCTGTCCGTCTCCCACCGTTAAGGACGCCAGTCCATCAGAATTACCCAGCCTGCGACATGATGAATTCTGGGCACTTACTGCCAAGTAAACCATGGTAAATAGCATTTCTCTGATACGGACAGATCTGGTCAGTAAGTCGCCAACAGCCTAGAGCTATCCCAGCTGTGAATGAGCAAGGCTAATAATATCTCCACTACTAGGCCACTTCTAGGATGGAAAATATTACCACATAATCTGGTATACCGGTGAAGTGTTCTCACACAGCTTGCTTTTAGAGAGTCACAGCGAACTTGCACAACTCCTTTTTCCCGACATCTATATTAGATGGCACCTCAAGCACAAGAAGCCAACAATTCGGCACTGTGTGGATATCTCTAAAGTTCCCCGGGCGCAGTCGACGGACCCAGGAGAAGACGAACTTGCACACTTATAATGTAATAAACCCAAGCTTAACTCAAACTCGAGCACATTTCTGGGAGTGACACATGTTGGATCTGACTGTGTTCTGTTGTACGACCTAATTTGAACCATGCCAGAGGGATCAAAGGACAGCGAAGGCCACCGAGATAACGAGGTACGACCTTGCCGATCAATGACAATGAATTGCCAAGATTCGCTTACAGGTCAAGCTTCGCAATTTCCAATAAATCTATGTTTTACATATGGCTATTCGCTTGGTGTTTCTTGACTCCTCTATTGTTTCTTCCGAAGCGAGCGGTTAGGGCTTGGCGACCTTGTGATAAGGCGAACGTGAATGAAGCATCGTGAGGGTATTTTCTCATCCAGACAATTGATAAATTAATCATAAGATGTTTGTTTTCATTGGCTCAAGCAGTATTTCTTTATCAGACATGACAGGATATGTCCGAGATTTTGCCATCCAGAGAAAGCAGTGGCGCACCAAACAAACCCCGATTGGGCGATCAAATCGCTCTTAGGCTGTCATATTAATGTCGCTCTCAACGCTAAGCCTCTTCTTCGTAGGCCATCAGCTCCCCACCTGCTCGAGGCATTTTACCAGCGTCTTTGGGCCAGTCATTAACCTCATTAATCACGCACTTCCGCTATCCCAACACGAGGCCATGCGCTCACCATGTCATCTCCACATGGCTGCACAGACGTGCATATTTAAAGCAACATGTAACTGGAGACTGAGAAAGTCTTTCTGGTCAGAATGCACTTCAGCTGGTATTGCCTTCCCTTGCTTTCTGTCTTTCACGGTGGACTATACACGACCTAACTATTAGAATCCACATATGGAGGAGAAAGCCCCCAATGCAGAGGCGACGCATTTGCGCTGGCAGACTGTCGACGAGGAGTCCGGTGACACCGAAAGACCTCGACTGAACAGACTGAATCGCTCTGCCTCTTACAGCTCGCAAAGCTCTGGTCGCAATCTCAAAGCGAGGACTACTGTTGATCCCTCGCTTTCCCTGCCAATCCATTACCGAACAGTGTACGTATATAACTTTCCAAATCTCTACATGACTCTCTTCACAATGGCTAAACAAAACGGAAAGTTCCTTTGAGATTGACGAGGCAGAAGCTCTTCACCGTACGAAAGCTGCCCAGGTAAAGAGCGAAATCGCAACAGGTAAGTTTGATACTCGCATACACACCTGTGAACGTCGTCTCAGATCTAACGCCATGTTTTTTTAAGATCTCTCAAACCTTGACTGGCACACGATCACCGTCGAAGAGCTACAGAAACGTTGGCAGGTTGATGCATCACAAGGCTTGTCATCCGAGCAAGTTCAAAGACGCCTGCGTCAATATGGCAAGAACTCCCTCGCTGCCCTGCCTCATCGATGGTTCTGGCAGATATTTGGATACTTTTTTAAAGGTTTTGGAGCCATCCTTCTTGTCGGATGTGTTCTCGTCTTCGTGTCGTGGAAGCCCCTCGGCCAACCACCGTCACAAGCAAACTTGGCTCTAGCTATCGTCCTGCTTGCTGTGTTTTTTATCCAGGCTGGGTTCAATGCTTGGCAAGATTGGTCCTCTTCCCGGGTTATGGCATCTATCACCGCCATGTTGCCGGAAAGTTGCTTGGTTCAGAGAGACGGTTCCCAGGTCACCGTTGATGGACCAGACATCGTTCCGGGCGATGTTGTCTATCTCAAGGCCGGAAACAAGCTACCCGCCGATGTGCGTCTTATTGAAGTCTCAAACGACGCAAGCTTCGATCGGTCCATTCTCACTGGTAAGATCAATTGGGTGATTTTCAACTGAACCGTGGCGCTAACGATTCATAGGCGAGTCGCTACCGATTCACGGCACTGTGGATTCGACCGATGATAACTACCTTGAGACACATTGCATCGGTCTCCAGGGCACACATTGTGTTTCTGGAAATGCGAAGGGAATCGTCGTCGCCACCGCTGATTCGACGGTCTTTGGTGGTATCGCTAAATTAACGAACGAGCCCAAAAAAGGCCTGACAACTCTGGAGAAAGAAGTCCTGCGGTTTGTCCTATTGATTGTGCTTATCATGTTGACTATGATCATTGTCGTAGTCATTGTATGGGCAACTTGGCTCAGAGTCGATCATCCGGACTGGATCAATGTTCCTACTCTGATTGTTGACTGCGTCAGTGTCGCGATTGCGTTTATTCCAGAGGGCCTGCCAATTGCGCTGACTGCTAGCTTGACTATCACTGCTAATCTCATGCGAAAGAATAAGATCCTTTGCAAGTCGCTAAAAACAGTGGAAACCCTAGGTGCTGTGTCCGTTATTTGCTCCGACAAAACTGGCACTTTGACAAGGGTGGGTACTTTTTTACTTGATCATCAGACATTCAGCTAACACTCACCTGAACAGAACAAAATGTTCGTCACTGATTGTGCGATATCCAGCTCAACCCTGAGCCCGGAGTCGGCAAGAGACCGGATGGTGATGGACGGAAAGGCATCTGGCGTCCACCAACTCCGTGCTGTGGCCGCTTTGTGCAATGCGGCCGAGTTTGAtgcttcctcctccaccctgCCTCTTGTTGAGAGACGTATATATGGAGATGCCACAGACCAGGCTATCCTCAGGTTCTCTGAGAGCTTAGGTCCCGTTTCGGAGCTACGTCAGGCGTGGAAGATGACCTACGAACTGCCATTCAATAGCAAAAACAAATTCATGGTCCGCACGTTTAATGCGGCACAACCCAACGGATATGGATTGGCACTCTCGGCAGCTGAAGCAGTGCAGTTTAGACAAAGTGACGGTCTCCTAACAATCAAGGGTGCCCCAGACATCTTGATTGAGCGGTGCACGCATACTATTGGCCTGGATGGTAATGTGGAGGCGCTTGACGACAATATGCGAAGGAAAATGCTCGAGGTGAAAGACCGCTGGTCCAGCGAAGGCCGACGTGTCATTCTACTTGCTCGCAAAATTCTTCCAGCAGCAGAAATCCTTGTACATCCGTCTTCTCGTGAATTTGAGTCTGAAATGATGACCCAAGCAAAGACTGGCTTAGTTCTTGTCGGTCTAGTTGGCATCGTTGATCCGCCTAGGGAAGAGATCCCCGACGTTATCAAGACGCTGAGACGGGCTGGGATTAGGATCTTTATGGTTTGTTTATAGTCAATTCAGAAGAATTCAACACTGTCGCTAACTACATTTTACTAGGTAACCGGCGATTTTGGGCTGACTGCTTTGGCTATCGCACGGCAATGCGGCATTGTGACAACTGAAAGCACAGTTGACACTGTAGCCTCCCTACATAGGTCTACCCATATAGCTGAGAAGATTCCTCCATCGACACCTTCGCCCGCGATCGTCGTAAGTGGACCTGAGCTTATGTCCTTGGATGACTGTCAGTGGGACCAGCTCTGTCGATACCAGGAAATTGTTTTCGCAAGAACTACACCAGAACAGAAGCTTCGCATTGTCAGGGAGTTCCGTGCACGGGACGAGATTGTCGGTATGACTGGGGATGGAGTCAATGACGCTCCATCTCTCAAGGCTGCCGACATTGGAATTGCTCTAGGTAGTGGCTCTGACATTGCCATAGAAGCTTCTGACATGGTCCTTCTGGACAGCTTTTCGGCAGTTGTGGAAGCCGTGCAGTATGGTCGGGTTGTTTTTGATAACCTAAAAAAGACCATTGTTTACTTGCTGCCTGCTGGTTCCTTTTCCGAATTCTGGCCTGTCTTCACTAATGTTATGTTTGGCCTTCCTCAAGTTCTCTCGTCATTCCtcatgatcatcatctggTAAGTACACACTTTTACCCATATTCGTCAAGGACTATCCAATCTCACGGTAAATAGCTGCTTCACCGACTGCGCCGCCGCTACCGTTCTAGCCTACGAAGCCCCGGAAGCCGACGTTCTTCTGCGTCCACCACGCAAGCCCAAGCGCGACCGTCTCGTGAACTGGAAGTTAGTATTCCACGCTTATGGTATTCTCGGTATGCTGGAAAGTGTGGCCTCCTTCGCCATGGCATATTGGTACCTCGAACGCAGCGGGATCCCATTTTCAGCGTTATGGTTCAAATTCGGAGCCGTTCCCTCGAACGTAGACCCGGACTACTACCAGGCCCGTCTAAACGAGGCCAGTTCGATCTACTTCATCAACTTGGTCGTCATGTAAGTCCCATTCCTCTGCCATCGCTACTTATTATAGCTATGAAGCCTTACCTAACACCATCTAGGCAATGGTTCAACCTGATGGCTGTTCGAACCCGCCGCCTATCCATCTTCCAGCATCCTCCGGCCTTCAACAAGGATACGCAAAatctccttctttttccgGCGATTGCTTTCGCTCTCTGCATGGCCATCTTCTGGTTATATGTTCCTCCTTTCCAGGAGGTATTGGATACAAGTAGCGTGCCAGCAGAGCATTATTTCTTACCTGCTGCTTTTGGCTTGGGTATTCTTTGTCTGGATGAGTTGCGTAAAGCGGCGGTCCGGAGGTGGCCGAAAGGAATTTTGGCTAGATGTGCTTGGTAGTCTCTTGTATTTTGTTACTTTGATGTCTAGGGAATTGTATGtgttattttattttaattttccgGGGCCTTGGTGATAATATAACTTCAACCTCACTACTGCCGAGACCTAGATGAATGAATTACATTGAAGCAcactaattaatattatcaaCCAAGCCATGCAAGCCACAATGATTGCAGGCAGGCATATATAACTTATATATAAAATTccaaaaacatacaacaggagggattcgctggtggtcacccacccaactactaacctcccggcgtgtggcttaagtacggctgagcggacgggaagccctgttctccacaccctatggtcgtatgtactaggCTGATAAAGTCAGTAGcatatatagaaagaaaattatttaattagcGGCGAACTATGTACTCACTATGCCATGCCTTCTACATTGTACAAATGCACATGTACATACGTGAAAGAAACCTGCGTTAAGCTTGTTAAGCTTGCTTACGTTAACTTTCGGTATCTTCCGCCCTAGCGCTTCCGCTTCTCGCCAGCATTGGGCCAAAATCGAGGTGTGGTACGCAATACTAGGGTATCGGTTCACTGCCtcggaaatatatatatattcaatatgTAGTTTTAAGAAACTCGTATACACCGTAATGTGACTTTCGTAAGAAGGTACAAAATAGCGTAACACTGGTTCCCAAAGTCATGTAGATACATTCATGAATACCTATGagaaaccaaaaccaagtcCAGTCTCTGAGAGATTTTCTGACTTAGTTGCAGCTAACAGCCCATCAATAATTCCAGAGCGTAGACATGGTGACAGAATGAAGGCGGTGAAACTTTGATCAATCAGAGTCCCATAATGTGTTGGGATGCCTACTATGGAGCTAGATCGGGATTAGTGTTTGCACGCCTGACCGCCTACCACGCTGGGGACGCGTGTTGTTTCCTCCGGTGATTCGCAGGAATAAAAGTCCGCCTGGTTTCAATTCATCGAAAATCATAGAGAATGGATCCCCTTGTTTCATCTCATCAAGCAACGGGGGAGGGGATAATCCTCTCACCAGGAACGCATTCACTGTCGGAGAGCTCTTACGCAGCGCATCCACGTTTCCTTGAATTACAGGAGGAGCTCCGAAGTGCTCTT contains the following coding sequences:
- a CDS encoding putative H /K ATPase alpha subunit, whose translation is MSLSTLSLFFVGHQLPTCSRHFTSVFGPVINLINHALPLSQHEAMRSPCHLHMAAQTCIFKATCNWRLRKSFWSECTSAAPNAEATHLRWQTVDEESGDTERPRLNRLNRSASYSSQSSGRNLKARTTVDPSLSLPIHYRTVSFEIDEAEALHRTKAAQVKSEIATDLSNLDWHTITVEELQKRWQVDASQGLSSEQVQRRLRQYGKNSLAALPHRWFWQIFGYFFKGFGAILLVGCVLVFVSWKPLGQPPSQANLALAIVLLAVFFIQAGFNAWQDWSSSRVMASITAMLPESCLVQRDGSQVTVDGPDIVPGDVVYLKAGNKLPADVRLIEVSNDASFDRSILTGESLPIHGTVDSTDDNYLETHCIGLQGTHCVSGNAKGIVVATADSTVFGGIAKLTNEPKKGLTTLEKEVLRFVLLIVLIMLTMIIVVVIVWATWLRVDHPDWINVPTLIVDCVSVAIAFIPEGLPIALTASLTITANLMRKNKILCKSLKTVETLGAVSVICSDKTGTLTRNKMFVTDCAISSSTLSPESARDRMVMDGKASGVHQLRAVAALCNAAEFDASSSTLPLVERRIYGDATDQAILRFSESLGPVSELRQAWKMTYELPFNSKNKFMVRTFNAAQPNGYGLALSAAEAVQFRQSDGLLTIKGAPDILIERCTHTIGLDGNVEALDDNMRRKMLEVKDRWSSEGRRVILLARKILPAAEILVHPSSREFESEMMTQAKTGLVLVGLVGIVDPPREEIPDVIKTLRRAGIRIFMVTGDFGLTALAIARQCGIVTTESTVDTVASLHRSTHIAEKIPPSTPSPAIVVSGPELMSLDDCQWDQLCRYQEIVFARTTPEQKLRIVREFRARDEIVGMTGDGVNDAPSLKAADIGIALGSGSDIAIEASDMVLLDSFSAVVEAVQYGRVVFDNLKKTIVYLLPAGSFSEFWPVFTNVMFGLPQVLSSFLMIIICCFTDCAAATVLAYEAPEADVLLRPPRKPKRDRLVNWKLVFHAYGILGMLESVASFAMAYWYLERSGIPFSALWFKFGAVPSNVDPDYYQARLNEASSIYFINLVVMQWFNLMAVRTRRLSIFQHPPAFNKDTQNLLLFPAIAFALCMAIFWLYVPPFQEVLDTSSVPAEHYFLPAAFGLGILCLDELRKAAVRRWPKGILARCAW